The Corynebacterium vitaeruminis DSM 20294 genome window below encodes:
- the sigE gene encoding RNA polymerase sigma factor SigE: MKRSAHESALAPTEDQLDLTGTAAFDAGTGDMPSWGELVEEHADSVYRLAYRLSGNQHDAEDLTQETFMRVFRSLKNYQPGTFEGWLHRITTNLFLDMVRHRSKIRMEALPEDYERVPGTDMTPEQAYSVANLDPALQAALDGLSPDFRVAVVLCDVVGMSYDEIADTLGVKMGTVRSRIHRGRSQLRAALEAAAQTDEGASLLIPAQH, translated from the coding sequence ATGAAACGTTCGGCACATGAAAGCGCACTCGCACCGACAGAGGATCAGCTCGACCTCACCGGTACCGCGGCGTTTGACGCTGGAACCGGGGACATGCCCTCCTGGGGTGAGCTGGTGGAGGAGCACGCGGACAGCGTGTACCGCCTGGCCTACCGCCTGTCGGGCAATCAGCACGACGCGGAGGATCTCACGCAGGAGACCTTCATGCGCGTGTTCCGTTCGCTGAAGAACTATCAGCCCGGCACCTTCGAGGGCTGGCTGCACCGCATCACCACCAACCTCTTCCTCGACATGGTCCGCCACCGCAGCAAGATCCGCATGGAGGCGCTGCCGGAGGACTACGAGCGGGTACCTGGCACGGACATGACCCCGGAGCAGGCCTACTCGGTGGCCAACCTTGACCCGGCGCTCCAGGCGGCCCTCGACGGGCTCAGCCCCGACTTCCGCGTCGCGGTCGTGCTCTGTGACGTGGTCGGCATGAGCTATGACGAGATCGCTGACACCCTCGGTGTGAAGATGGGCACGGTGCGCTCCCGCATCCACCGCGGCCGCTCGCAGCTGCGCGCGGCGCTCGAGGCCGCGGCCCAGACCGATGAGGGCGCCTCGCTGCTCATCCCGGCCCAGCACTAG
- a CDS encoding anti-sigma factor family protein, with product MRFDRDYLRAEATKLKQRAASRKSAAKEFASVEHLNPEAVAAFVDNELSPMAAHRARIHMVHCEECREEVARQRVASERLRSATCREVHASSDLVAKLTQIAQSCPTGPSAEELEEKSKSFLAKLDAMTRTKPKVRGKKKKHGK from the coding sequence ATGCGCTTCGACCGCGACTACCTGCGCGCCGAGGCCACCAAGCTCAAACAGCGCGCCGCGAGCCGCAAGAGCGCGGCCAAGGAGTTCGCCTCGGTAGAGCACCTCAACCCCGAGGCCGTGGCGGCCTTCGTGGACAACGAGCTCAGCCCCATGGCCGCCCACCGCGCGCGCATCCACATGGTCCACTGCGAGGAGTGCCGCGAGGAGGTCGCCCGCCAGCGCGTCGCCTCCGAGCGCCTGCGCTCCGCCACCTGCCGGGAGGTGCACGCCTCCTCCGACCTAGTGGCCAAGCTCACCCAGATCGCCCAGTCCTGCCCGACGGGACCGTCCGCCGAGGAGCTGGAGGAAAAGAGCAAGTCCTTCCTCGCCAAGCTGGACGCCATGACGCGCACCAAGCCCAAGGTGCGGGGGAAGAAAAAGAAGCACGGGAAGTAG
- the tatB gene encoding Sec-independent protein translocase family protein — MFDSIGWPEIFAIVVVGIIVIGPEKMPRVIEDVRAAIFAARKAINNAKAELNGEFGEDFDEFKKPLSQIANIQRMGPRGVLSKALFDGDDEFMESFSPKKLLGDEKPGSAQGTARPARASETGTPQPARPTFNYAEIYSDNKKKQQPAQPEQPPEGGSYKDIT; from the coding sequence GTGTTTGACTCCATTGGTTGGCCGGAGATCTTCGCCATCGTCGTCGTTGGCATCATCGTCATCGGCCCTGAAAAAATGCCGCGCGTCATCGAGGACGTGCGCGCCGCCATCTTCGCCGCGCGCAAGGCCATCAACAACGCCAAGGCCGAGCTGAACGGGGAGTTCGGCGAGGACTTCGACGAGTTCAAGAAGCCGCTGTCGCAGATCGCGAACATCCAGCGCATGGGCCCGCGCGGCGTGCTCAGCAAGGCGCTGTTCGACGGCGACGACGAGTTCATGGAGTCCTTTAGCCCGAAGAAGCTCTTGGGCGACGAGAAGCCGGGTTCCGCCCAGGGAACGGCACGCCCCGCGAGGGCGTCGGAGACCGGAACCCCGCAGCCGGCGCGGCCGACCTTCAACTACGCCGAGATCTATTCGGATAACAAGAAGAAGCAGCAGCCGGCCCAGCCCGAACAGCCCCCGGAGGGCGGCAGCTACAAGGACATCACCTAG
- a CDS encoding Mrp/NBP35 family ATP-binding protein — protein sequence MSTDNITEAQVRSALSRVEDPEIGKPITELGMVKSISLSGNDVEVEIYLTIAGCPMKNTLVDNSKAAIEDIEGVGAVTVNTDVMSDEQRRELRQSLRGGDAEPVIPFAQPGSTTRVFAVASGKGGVGKSSMTVNLATALAARGLKVGVLDADIYGHSVPGMLGSTERPHAVDDMIMPPQAHGVKLISIAHFVEGNAPVVWRGPMLHRAIQQFLADVFWGDLDILLLDLPPGTGDIAISVAQLVPNAELLIVTTPQAAAAEVAERAGTISMQTHQKIAGVIENMAAMVMPDGTVVDVFGSGGGQAVTDRLTALTGTPVKLLGSVPLDPKLREGGDEGTPIAIGAPDSPTGKAIRAIADQLVVRKESLAGKSLGLGVTRH from the coding sequence ATGAGCACTGACAACATCACCGAAGCACAAGTCCGCTCCGCGCTCTCGCGGGTGGAGGACCCCGAGATCGGCAAACCCATCACCGAGCTCGGCATGGTCAAGTCCATTAGCCTCAGCGGCAACGACGTCGAGGTGGAGATCTACCTCACCATCGCCGGCTGCCCCATGAAGAACACCCTGGTGGACAACTCGAAGGCCGCCATCGAGGACATCGAGGGCGTGGGCGCCGTCACCGTCAATACCGACGTCATGAGCGACGAGCAGCGCCGCGAGCTGCGCCAGAGCCTGCGCGGCGGCGACGCCGAGCCGGTCATCCCCTTCGCCCAGCCGGGATCGACCACCCGCGTGTTCGCGGTGGCCTCCGGCAAGGGCGGCGTGGGCAAGTCCTCCATGACGGTCAACCTCGCCACCGCGCTGGCCGCCCGCGGCCTGAAGGTCGGCGTCCTCGACGCCGACATCTACGGCCACTCCGTGCCCGGCATGCTCGGCTCCACCGAGCGCCCCCATGCCGTCGACGACATGATCATGCCGCCGCAGGCGCACGGCGTGAAGCTCATCTCCATCGCCCACTTCGTCGAGGGCAACGCGCCGGTCGTCTGGCGCGGCCCGATGCTCCACCGCGCCATCCAGCAGTTCCTGGCGGACGTATTCTGGGGCGACCTCGACATCCTCCTGCTCGACCTCCCGCCGGGAACCGGCGACATCGCGATCTCGGTGGCGCAGCTCGTGCCCAACGCGGAGCTGCTCATCGTCACCACCCCGCAGGCGGCGGCGGCCGAGGTCGCCGAACGCGCGGGCACCATCTCGATGCAGACCCACCAGAAGATCGCGGGCGTCATCGAGAACATGGCCGCCATGGTCATGCCCGACGGCACCGTCGTCGACGTCTTCGGCTCCGGCGGCGGCCAGGCCGTCACCGACCGGCTCACCGCGCTCACCGGCACCCCGGTGAAGCTCCTGGGCAGCGTCCCGCTCGACCCCAAGCTGCGCGAGGGCGGCGACGAGGGCACCCCGATCGCGATCGGTGCGCCGGACTCCCCCACGGGCAAGGCCATCCGCGCCATCGCCGACCAGCTGGTCGTGCGCAAGGAGTCGCTCGCGGGCAAGTCCCTGGGTCTCGGCGTGACCCGCCACTAG
- a CDS encoding DUF1003 domain-containing protein has protein sequence MADYNRSQLDTPFIQQRRRFIRIDDDTVGAYAERIARFFGTGRYLMWQTVFVAVWILLNVGGWWFSWDEYPFILLNLAFSTQAAYAAPLILLAQNRQEDRDRISLNEDRRRAFETKADTEFITRELAGLRLAVGDMVSRDYLRHELDDLQNLLERIEAKLDDEAAARIAARHQLDESAVEQLSDPIQGDVVEEHRHDD, from the coding sequence ATGGCAGACTACAACCGCTCCCAGCTCGACACCCCCTTTATCCAGCAGCGGCGGCGCTTCATCAGAATCGATGACGACACCGTCGGCGCCTACGCCGAGCGCATCGCTCGGTTCTTCGGCACCGGCCGCTACCTCATGTGGCAGACGGTTTTCGTGGCCGTGTGGATCCTGCTCAACGTCGGCGGCTGGTGGTTCAGCTGGGACGAGTACCCGTTCATCCTGCTGAACCTGGCGTTTTCCACGCAAGCCGCCTACGCGGCGCCGCTCATCCTGCTCGCGCAGAATCGCCAGGAGGACCGGGACCGCATCTCGCTCAACGAGGACCGCCGCCGGGCCTTCGAGACGAAGGCCGACACCGAGTTCATCACCCGCGAGCTCGCGGGCCTGCGCCTGGCCGTGGGCGACATGGTCTCCCGCGACTACCTGCGCCACGAGCTCGACGACCTGCAAAACCTGCTCGAGCGCATCGAGGCCAAGCTCGACGACGAGGCCGCGGCGCGCATCGCCGCCCGCCACCAACTCGACGAGTCCGCCGTCGAGCAGCTGTCCGACCCGATCCAGGGCGACGTCGTCGAGGAACACCGACACGACGATTAG
- a CDS encoding magnesium transporter MgtE N-terminal domain-containing protein produces MSEVTRVYAGRLAGMVVRGPDTDVIGRVRDVIVNVRPAHHTSRVLGVVVEMTNKRRIFLPMLRIGTIEPQEINLVSGSVSLRSFKPRAGEVAVLGEIIGSKVHVDDPELDHLHSKPLEIADIEIERTRTRDWAISRVAVIGERPKFGRRPDLHTIPWNHVHGLYAGGTGLPDEAAELLAEFEDMRPADVATVLYRLPENQRVSVASELDDERLADVLQEMSEDRQAELLETLDIERAADVLEEMDPDDAADLLGELDEAKADVLLELMDPEESAPVRRLMSFSPDTVGALMTPEPLILSPQTTVAEALALARNPDLPTSLASMVFVVRPPTATPTGKYLGCVHLQKMLREPPSSLVSGILDPDLPPLYADDSQETAARFFATYNLVCGPVLDDDGHLLGAVAVDDLLDHLLPDDWRDAGIRPHDHKRKEA; encoded by the coding sequence ATGAGCGAAGTTACCCGTGTTTACGCTGGTCGGCTGGCTGGCATGGTCGTTCGCGGGCCGGATACCGACGTGATCGGCCGCGTGCGCGACGTGATCGTCAACGTGCGCCCGGCGCACCACACCTCCCGCGTGCTCGGCGTCGTCGTGGAAATGACCAACAAGCGACGAATCTTCCTGCCCATGCTGCGCATCGGCACCATCGAACCGCAGGAGATCAACCTCGTCTCGGGTAGCGTGTCGCTGCGAAGTTTCAAGCCCCGCGCGGGCGAGGTCGCCGTCTTGGGCGAGATCATCGGCTCGAAGGTCCACGTCGACGACCCCGAGCTCGACCACCTGCACTCCAAACCGCTGGAGATCGCGGACATCGAGATCGAGCGCACCCGCACCCGCGACTGGGCGATCTCGCGCGTGGCCGTCATTGGCGAGCGCCCGAAGTTCGGCCGACGCCCCGACCTCCACACCATCCCGTGGAACCACGTGCACGGGCTCTATGCGGGCGGCACGGGGCTGCCCGACGAGGCCGCCGAGCTGCTGGCCGAGTTCGAGGACATGCGCCCGGCCGACGTGGCCACGGTGCTCTACCGGCTGCCGGAGAACCAGCGCGTGAGCGTGGCCAGCGAGCTCGACGACGAGCGGCTCGCGGACGTCCTGCAGGAGATGAGCGAGGACCGCCAGGCCGAGCTTCTGGAGACCCTCGACATCGAGCGCGCGGCCGACGTCCTCGAGGAGATGGATCCGGACGACGCCGCCGACCTGCTCGGCGAGCTCGACGAGGCCAAGGCCGACGTCCTCCTCGAGCTCATGGACCCCGAGGAGTCCGCCCCGGTCCGCCGACTCATGAGCTTCAGCCCCGACACCGTGGGCGCGCTCATGACCCCGGAGCCGCTCATCCTGTCCCCGCAGACCACGGTGGCCGAGGCCCTGGCGCTCGCGCGCAACCCCGACCTGCCCACCTCGCTGGCGTCGATGGTCTTCGTCGTGCGCCCGCCGACGGCCACGCCGACCGGCAAGTACTTGGGCTGCGTGCACCTGCAGAAGATGCTGCGCGAGCCCCCGAGCTCGCTGGTCTCGGGCATCCTCGACCCCGACCTTCCGCCGCTGTACGCCGACGATTCCCAGGAGACGGCGGCGCGCTTCTTCGCCACCTACAACCTGGTGTGCGGCCCCGTCCTCGACGATGACGGCCACCTTCTCGGCGCCGTCGCCGTCGACGACCTCCTGGACCACCTGCTCCCCGACGACTGGCGCGACGCCGGCATCCGCCCGCACGATCACAAGCGAAAGGAGGCCTAG
- a CDS encoding general stress protein: MSFSLNSTPANQTGQRAGLGQERKKPEGWPVGSFETYAEAQEAVDMLSDAQFPVEELTIVGVDLMEVEKVMGRLTWGRVLLGGAASGAWLGLFFGMLLGIMSSQWLSAIATGVVMGVIFGTVMAAVQYAMTGGRRDFSSQTQIVAGRYDVLCLPSRAREARDKIAEFTQRKRLG; encoded by the coding sequence ATGAGCTTTTCTCTGAATTCCACCCCTGCCAACCAGACCGGCCAGCGAGCCGGGCTGGGGCAGGAGCGCAAGAAGCCCGAGGGGTGGCCGGTGGGTAGCTTCGAGACCTACGCGGAGGCGCAGGAGGCGGTGGACATGCTCTCCGACGCGCAGTTCCCCGTCGAGGAGCTCACCATCGTCGGCGTCGACCTCATGGAGGTGGAGAAGGTCATGGGGCGGCTGACGTGGGGGCGCGTGCTGCTCGGCGGCGCGGCCTCGGGCGCGTGGCTGGGTCTCTTCTTCGGCATGCTGCTGGGCATCATGTCGAGCCAGTGGCTCTCGGCGATCGCGACCGGCGTGGTCATGGGCGTCATCTTCGGCACCGTCATGGCGGCCGTGCAGTACGCGATGACCGGCGGCCGGCGCGACTTCAGCTCCCAGACGCAGATCGTGGCCGGGCGCTACGACGTCCTGTGCCTGCCTTCCCGCGCGCGCGAGGCCCGCGACAAGATCGCCGAATTCACCCAGCGCAAGCGCCTGGGCTAG
- a CDS encoding type 2 periplasmic-binding domain-containing protein has translation MKSRFIQLGALCGAAALLAACSSQIPANDEVPDRTELLTIAIAPNSYEQVILGEVYKQVLQRKGRDATVVTMAASEDSLLYTLGRSSNDIVIGCSGRLLHDTNPSKAAELAAQYPDFRNPTPEQQDERREATYKAMVSGLSNGLDAADPSNASGCADATDGLAENFVPIFRSAAVPRETRLMLNNASGAMTTKEVAELVSEAQAGESPKDLVSEYLDSKDV, from the coding sequence GTGAAGAGTAGGTTCATTCAGCTGGGCGCGCTCTGTGGCGCCGCAGCGCTCCTGGCCGCCTGCTCCTCGCAGATCCCCGCCAACGACGAGGTTCCCGACCGCACCGAGCTGCTCACCATCGCGATCGCCCCGAACAGCTACGAGCAGGTCATCCTGGGCGAGGTCTACAAGCAGGTGCTCCAGCGCAAGGGGCGCGATGCGACGGTGGTGACGATGGCCGCGAGCGAGGACTCCCTGCTCTACACCTTGGGGCGCAGCTCCAACGACATCGTCATCGGCTGCTCCGGACGGCTCCTCCACGACACCAACCCGTCCAAGGCCGCCGAGCTCGCGGCGCAGTACCCGGACTTTAGGAACCCCACGCCGGAGCAGCAGGACGAGCGGCGCGAGGCCACCTACAAGGCGATGGTCAGCGGACTGAGCAACGGCCTCGACGCCGCCGACCCCTCCAACGCCTCCGGCTGCGCCGACGCCACCGACGGGCTCGCCGAGAACTTCGTTCCCATCTTCCGCTCCGCCGCCGTCCCCCGCGAGACCCGGCTCATGCTCAACAACGCCTCGGGCGCGATGACCACCAAGGAGGTCGCGGAGCTGGTTTCCGAGGCCCAGGCGGGGGAGTCGCCCAAGGACCTGGTCTCGGAGTACTTGGATTCCAAGGACGTCTAG
- a CDS encoding multifunctional oxoglutarate decarboxylase/oxoglutarate dehydrogenase thiamine pyrophosphate-binding subunit/dihydrolipoyllysine-residue succinyltransferase subunit: protein MSSASTFGQNQWLVDEMFQQFQKDPQSVDAEWRELFEKQGAPSSATTASQPTPAKTVAPSKPEKAATRAPQTVADKAAPAEKPAPAKKKAPSPMTRAGELPESGSKALKGIYKAIAKNMDESLEIPTATSVRDMPVKLMFENRAMINEHMQRTHGGKVSFTHIIGYAMVKAVMAHPDMNNSYSVVDGKPTVHTPEHINLGLAIDLPQKDGTRALVVAAIKECETLTFSQFVAKYEDIVKRSRVGKLTMDDYNGVTISLTNPGGIGTRHSVPRLTKGQGTIIGVGSMDYPAEFAGASVDRLAELGVGKLVTITSTYDHRIIQGAESGEFLRTMSQLFVDDAFWDDIFESMQIPYSPMRWAQDLPNTGLDKNTRVMQLIEAYRSRGHLIADTNPLKWVQPGMPVPDHSDLELGTHGLTLWDLDRSFHVGGFGGKETMTLREVLSRLRAAYTLKVGSEYTHILDREERLWLQDRLEAGMPKPTNAEQKYILQQLNAAEAFEMFLQTKYVGQKRFSLEGAEALIPLMDSAIDTAAGQGLDEVVIGMPHRGRLNVLFNIVNKPLETIFTEFEGHITPKAAGGSGDVKYHLGSEGTHLQMFGDGEIKVTLTANPSHLEAVNPVMEGIARAKQDMLDKGKDGYTVMPLLLHGDAAFAGLGIVPETINLAQLRGYTVGGTVHIVVNNQIGFTTTPDSGRSSHYATDLAKAYGCPVFHVNGEDPEAVVWVGQLATEYRRRFGKDVFIDMISYRKRGHNEADDPSMTQPKMYELIDGRKTVREQYTLDLIGRGELTASEAEAAERDFHDQMESVFNEVKETEKAPFALQEGITKAQEVPHGLKTNITREELVEIGQAYSTPPQGFEFHQRVAPVAEKRMEAVKNGGIDWGWGELIAFSSLANTGKTVRLAGEDSRRGTFTQRHAVVYDPHTGAEFNGLNDLADRKGNGGKFLVYNSALTEYAGMGFEYGYSVGNPDAVVAWEAQFGDFANGAQTIIDEYVSSGEAKWGQTSSVILLLPHGYEGQGPDHSSARIERYLQLCAEGTMTVAQPSTPANYFHLLRRHALSNLRRPLVVFTPKSMLRMKAATSSVEDFTQVEKFQSVIDDPRFVTGGKDRAGVKKILLVSGKLYYELTKRAEKEKRDDIAIVRIEMLHPIPFNRLKETFDLYANAEEIRFCQDEPANQGPWPFLNEHLRELIPGLLPLKRVSRRAQASTATGLSKVHAVEQAQLLNDAFAD, encoded by the coding sequence GTGAGCAGCGCTAGTACTTTCGGCCAGAATCAGTGGCTGGTTGACGAGATGTTCCAGCAGTTCCAAAAGGATCCCCAGTCTGTAGATGCAGAGTGGCGTGAGCTTTTTGAGAAGCAAGGCGCACCGAGCTCGGCCACTACCGCTTCGCAGCCAACACCTGCCAAGACCGTGGCCCCGAGCAAGCCGGAGAAGGCTGCCACCCGGGCACCCCAGACCGTAGCGGACAAGGCAGCCCCCGCAGAGAAGCCGGCACCCGCCAAGAAGAAGGCCCCGTCGCCGATGACGCGCGCAGGCGAGCTCCCCGAGTCCGGTTCCAAGGCCCTCAAGGGCATTTACAAGGCCATCGCCAAGAACATGGACGAGTCGCTCGAGATCCCGACCGCGACCTCCGTGCGCGACATGCCGGTCAAGCTCATGTTCGAGAACCGCGCCATGATCAACGAACACATGCAGCGCACCCATGGTGGCAAGGTCTCCTTCACCCACATCATCGGCTACGCCATGGTCAAGGCCGTCATGGCCCACCCGGACATGAACAACAGCTACTCCGTCGTCGACGGCAAGCCCACCGTTCACACCCCGGAGCACATTAACCTCGGCTTGGCCATCGACCTCCCGCAGAAGGACGGCACCCGCGCGCTCGTCGTCGCCGCCATCAAGGAGTGCGAGACCCTCACCTTCTCCCAGTTCGTGGCGAAGTACGAGGACATCGTCAAGCGCTCCCGCGTCGGCAAACTGACGATGGACGACTACAACGGCGTGACCATCTCGCTGACCAACCCGGGCGGCATCGGCACCCGCCACTCCGTCCCGCGCCTGACCAAGGGCCAAGGCACCATCATCGGCGTCGGCTCGATGGACTACCCGGCCGAGTTCGCCGGTGCCTCCGTCGACCGCCTCGCCGAGCTCGGCGTGGGCAAGCTCGTCACCATCACCTCGACCTACGACCACCGCATCATCCAGGGCGCGGAGTCCGGCGAGTTCCTGCGCACCATGAGCCAACTGTTCGTGGACGACGCCTTCTGGGACGACATCTTCGAGTCCATGCAGATCCCCTACTCCCCGATGCGTTGGGCGCAGGATCTGCCGAACACCGGCCTGGACAAGAACACCCGCGTCATGCAGCTGATCGAGGCCTACCGCTCCCGCGGCCACCTCATCGCCGACACCAACCCGCTCAAGTGGGTTCAGCCGGGCATGCCGGTTCCGGACCACTCCGACCTCGAGCTCGGCACCCACGGCCTGACCCTGTGGGACCTGGACCGTAGCTTCCACGTCGGTGGCTTCGGCGGCAAGGAGACCATGACCCTGCGCGAGGTGCTCTCCCGCCTGCGCGCTGCCTACACCCTCAAGGTCGGTTCCGAGTACACCCACATCCTTGACCGCGAGGAGCGCCTGTGGCTGCAGGACCGCCTCGAGGCCGGTATGCCCAAGCCGACCAACGCCGAGCAGAAGTACATCCTGCAGCAGCTCAACGCCGCCGAGGCCTTCGAGATGTTCCTGCAGACCAAGTACGTCGGCCAGAAGCGCTTCTCCCTGGAGGGCGCCGAGGCGCTCATCCCGCTCATGGACTCTGCCATCGACACCGCCGCTGGCCAGGGTCTCGACGAGGTCGTCATCGGCATGCCGCACCGCGGCCGCCTCAACGTGCTGTTCAACATCGTGAACAAGCCGCTGGAGACCATCTTCACCGAGTTCGAGGGCCACATCACCCCGAAGGCAGCCGGTGGATCCGGCGACGTGAAGTACCACCTCGGTTCCGAGGGCACCCACCTGCAGATGTTCGGTGACGGCGAGATCAAGGTGACCCTGACCGCCAACCCGTCCCACCTCGAGGCCGTCAACCCGGTCATGGAGGGCATCGCCCGCGCGAAGCAGGACATGCTGGACAAGGGCAAGGACGGCTACACCGTCATGCCGCTGCTGCTCCACGGCGACGCCGCCTTCGCTGGCTTGGGCATCGTCCCGGAGACCATCAACCTCGCCCAGCTGCGCGGCTACACCGTGGGCGGCACCGTCCACATCGTGGTCAACAACCAGATCGGCTTCACCACCACCCCGGACTCCGGCCGCTCCAGCCACTACGCCACCGACCTGGCCAAGGCCTATGGCTGCCCGGTCTTCCACGTCAACGGCGAGGATCCGGAGGCCGTCGTGTGGGTCGGCCAGCTGGCCACCGAGTACCGCCGCCGCTTCGGCAAGGACGTCTTCATCGACATGATCTCCTACCGCAAGCGCGGCCACAACGAGGCCGACGACCCGTCGATGACCCAGCCGAAGATGTACGAGCTGATCGACGGCCGCAAGACCGTCCGTGAGCAGTACACCCTCGACCTCATCGGCCGTGGCGAGCTGACCGCCTCCGAGGCCGAGGCCGCCGAGCGCGACTTCCACGACCAGATGGAGTCCGTGTTCAACGAGGTCAAGGAGACTGAGAAGGCCCCGTTCGCACTGCAGGAGGGCATCACCAAGGCCCAGGAAGTCCCGCACGGACTGAAGACCAACATCACCCGGGAGGAACTGGTCGAGATCGGCCAGGCCTACTCCACCCCGCCGCAGGGCTTCGAGTTCCACCAACGCGTGGCGCCGGTCGCCGAGAAGCGCATGGAGGCCGTCAAGAACGGCGGCATCGACTGGGGCTGGGGCGAGCTCATCGCCTTCTCCTCGCTGGCTAACACCGGCAAGACCGTCCGCCTCGCGGGCGAGGACTCCCGCCGCGGTACCTTCACCCAGCGCCACGCCGTCGTTTACGATCCGCACACCGGCGCCGAGTTCAACGGGCTCAACGACCTGGCCGACCGCAAGGGCAACGGCGGCAAGTTCCTGGTCTACAACTCCGCACTGACCGAGTACGCGGGCATGGGCTTCGAGTACGGCTACTCCGTCGGCAACCCCGACGCCGTGGTCGCCTGGGAGGCTCAGTTCGGTGACTTCGCCAACGGCGCCCAGACCATCATCGACGAGTACGTCTCCTCCGGCGAGGCCAAGTGGGGCCAGACCTCCTCGGTCATCCTCCTCCTGCCGCACGGTTACGAGGGCCAGGGCCCGGATCACTCCTCCGCGCGTATCGAGCGCTACCTGCAGCTGTGCGCCGAGGGCACGATGACCGTCGCCCAGCCGTCCACCCCGGCTAACTACTTCCACCTGCTGCGCCGCCACGCGCTGAGCAACCTGCGCCGCCCGCTGGTCGTCTTCACCCCGAAGTCGATGCTGCGCATGAAGGCCGCCACCTCCTCGGTGGAGGACTTCACCCAGGTGGAGAAGTTCCAGTCCGTCATCGACGATCCTCGCTTCGTCACCGGCGGCAAGGACCGCGCCGGTGTGAAGAAGATCCTGCTGGTCTCCGGCAAGCTCTACTACGAGCTCACCAAGCGCGCAGAGAAGGAGAAGCGCGACGACATCGCCATCGTCCGCATCGAGATGCTCCACCCGATCCCGTTCAACCGCTTGAAGGAAACCTTCGACCTCTACGCCAACGCAGAGGAGATCCGTTTCTGCCAGGACGAGCCGGCAAACCAGGGTCCGTGGCCGTTCCTCAACGAGCACCTGCGCGAACTCATTCCGGGCCTGCTCCCGCTCAAGCGCGTCTCTCGCCGCGCCCAGGCGTCCACCGCGACCGGCCTGTCCAAGGTCCACGCCGTGGAGCAGGCGCAGCTGCTTAACGACGCATTCGCTGACTAA